Genomic window (Candidatus Nitrosocosmicus franklandus):
CTGCTATTGACTGATAAGCATGATATTGTCCTTAGAAAAAGCAAGTTTGTTTGTGGTCGTACTATTTGTATAAATAGTAGCATCGCGGCTATAGATATACCTAGACAAATAGTTAACCTACTTAAAGATCCAAATAAGGAAGCATTCATTAGGATTAAGGTAGACTAAGAGATAAGAACAGTCACGATTTTTCAAATGTTCGTCCAGTTATTCTCTCGTAAGCATCGATATATTTATCAGCTATTTCGGAGATTAGGTGTTTAGGTAAACGAGGTATGATTGGATTTAATTTGGATCCACGATATTCTTCTACTTTTTGTTTGAATCCGGTTTCATTCAACCAATCCCTTAGCAATTGCTTGTCATAGCTTTCTTGTATTGACCCTAAACGATAATCTTTCTTATTCCAAATCCTGAACTCGTCTGGTCCTATAGAATCAGCCAAGAGCAACCGTCTTGTGTTTTGTTCCCTTCCAAATTCAAATTTGATATCGGCCAAGATAAAGCCAGCCTTAGAAATTATTGAGCTTACTTTATTAAACAAATCCAAGGAAGAATTCTTTAGAAGGTTGAACTCTTCTCGGGATACTAAATTGCTCTCTAATACAGTGGATCTAGTAATCGGTTCATCATGCTCATCAGATTTCGTCGTAGGATCAAATAGTAATTTAGGCAATTTGGATGCAAGTTTTAGATCCTTTTTTTGAAAATACTGATGCAACTCATCCAAATTCAATGAGTTGTTTAAATACCTGTTATACAAACTTCCATAAAGATAAGCTCTCACTACGCACTCAATAGGTATCATATTAAGTTTTTTTACTTCAATCATCGTAGGAGAAAGCCGTCTGATAAAGTGATTATCAAAATCTAATTTCTCAAACCAAAATACAGCAAAATCGCACAATACCTTTCCCTTAAAAGGAATCTCATCGTCCATTATGACATCGAATGCAGAAACTCTATTTGTAAAAGAAAATATCAACGTGTCAGAACTAGCTTCATAAATATCCTTTACCTTTCCCTTCTTTATTAATCTCAAAAAGAATTCTCTGACTTTAGTATTGATTAATGACCTTAAATCCTTTGTTACTTAGTTTTCGCATTTCATCTTGTTCAAGGCGCTAGAAACAAAAGTGTATATGTCAAAACGTTATCAAATCGCCCTTAGTTTCTTAAAGAAATTGAGAAAAGGTAAGACATAGGGCCTTCACGACTAATGATTGGAAAAATTTAGGAAAATTCAGAGTTGTTTGAAAGTTAACCGATTGCAACTTACAAGCGTTATAACTAATCTAAAATTGGCTAGCAATACAAATAGGCCAGCATCATGTATCTTCCTATAAGAAGCGGATGATTAATGGGTGAATAACGGAATCATCCTTTTCCATTACCATCAAAGATTTCTTATCTCTAATGAGTACCATGGCGGGTTACTCTTTAACCCACCTAAAGAAAACCGTACCCCCTTTGCAGGAGGCAATCAACTCCTTTCTATTAAACGTATTTTCGACTTCCATTTCTGATAATAACCTTTCAACTAGCTTTTCATCTGCATCAGACACAGCAAATCTATTGATTAGTTCCTCCTTTGAGTACTCTGTTCCATCATTTGATTTTAAGAAATCAAGTAATACTTGCTTATCCAACATTGATGTCTAATTAATAATCACTCCTGAAATTTATATATTAATAGAAAAAAGAGAAAGAAATTTAACAAAATGTTTCCAACTAGGACTATTGAAAAGTAAAGGAATTTTTTTTGTGCTTTTATCACATTTATTATTTGTTATATTAATTATTACATCATCAGAATTGTTTTATCACGATTATCTATGGTTTCAAGTAAGTCTAGGTCAAGGGTCGACGAATATTATGAATAGAGTAAATGACACCTTCTCCATTTCTGGAGCCTTACTTTCAACTATTCATCTCGACTCTAATATGACCCAAGAATCAAGTTATCTACAGCCTGGTGAAATAGGATTCAAAGATGCTTTAGAAGAAAATCAACCGATCGATGATTTAAGTAGTCCAAGTCGATTTGATGAATCCTCTCAACGATCTTCAACGTCAATGACTTTAAATCAAACAGACAATCTATCCAATAATCTTGTATCCATGTTGTCTGGAATAATTATTCAGTCGATAGAAAAAGGTAATCCCACTATAAATAAAGTAAATTTGAGTGATCCAACACAATTAACGAGGGAAAATGTTCCGATTGTATTGGCAGGCAATTGGCAATTCTCTGTAACCAAATCAAAAGTTACGATGTTTGATGTTAGATTTGTAATGATCACTTCTAATGGGACTGGTTTTCATTGGCATGGTCTGAGCAACCTTGAGAGTGAGAAGAAGATTTACTTTGGTAAAGACGATAATATTTACCTTTTGGGCACCGTTGATTTTCTTACCAACAATAAGATTATCTATGACGACATTAAGATTGCTATCCTGATTAACAATCTAGAAACTGTTCAAATTATTTTCTTAGATGAAAAAGTATCAAGTCATTTGTATAGTCATCCATTATATGGTACGATTGACAAAATAGAGATTCCAAATTAATTTGGAACTCTTTTCATATATTTAACTATAGGTTTTGTAACTGCACCTTCTGATGCAGATTGAACCAAGGTTGCATATTTCGCCAAGGCCCCATATGTGTATCGATTTTTTATAGTCTTGGTTTTATCTACTCTACTCAAAAACTCCTTCTTCCTAATTTTCAAATTAACACTTCCTTTCTGTAAATCTATTTCGATCTTATCCCCGTCCTTAACCAAAGCCAATGGTCCTCCAACCATTGCTTCAGGAGAAACATGACCTATCATAAAACCCCTCGTTGCACCTGAAAACCTACCATCGGTTATCATTGCAACCTTTTCTCCTAATCCTTGTCCAACTATAGCAGCAGTAACTGCAAGCATTTCCCTCATGCCTGGCCCTCCTTTAGGTCCTTCATATCTAATAACTACTACATCTCCTTCTTTAATTTCTCTTTTTGAAACAGCTTCAAACGCGGATTCCTCTGAGTTATATACCTTAGCGTAACCTTTGAAGAATTCTTCCGTTAGTCCAGCGATTTTGATGACTGCCCCCTGAGGAGCTAAGTTACCAAACAATATTTTTAATGTACCCTGCTTATGGATTGGATTTTCAACCGTTTTGAGAATATTTCTGTATTCGGTTTTATGTTTTCTGTAATAATTCCTTGCTCGACTAAAATTGAATAATTCTAAATTTTGTTTTAGAGTTTTCCCTGTTACCGTAATCACGTTACCATTTATAATACCTTTATCAAGTAAGGATTTCAGAATCACCGGGACACCGCCAATATTATCTAGATTTAACATAACATAATTGCCTCCAGGCCTCATGTTTGCTATATGAGGAGTCTTTTTTCGTATATGTTCAAAGTCCTTAATATCTAAATCTATTCCTGCTTCACGTGAAATTGCTAACAGGTGCAGAACTGCATTGGTCGATCCCCCTATGGCGTTAGCCATCATTATTGCATTTTCAAAAGCCTCATAAATTAAGATGTCCCTAGGTTTGATATCGTTTTCTAATAGATAGCCTATCGATTTTCCAGTCTCAAAGGTAATATGTTGACGCTCCTCACTTTCAGCTGCCGGAGTAGCACTACCTAACAAGGACATACCTAATGCTTCGCTTATTGATGCCATTGTATTTGCCGTATACATACCTGCGCAGGACCCGGCCGAGGGACATGCAACATTTTCCAGACTTTTTAAATCTTCTAGAGACATTTTGCCAGCATCATATGTTCCGACCGCTTCATATACATCCTGAATGGTAACAGACTTGCCGTTCCAATCTCCAGGCAGAATTGTTCCACCGTATACAAATATCGAAGGTAAGTTGAGCCTCGCCATCGCCATTAATGTTCCAGGAAGGCTTTTATCGCAGCCTGAAATGCCTACAACCGCATCATATTGATGTGCACGGACCATTATTTCTATAGAATCTGCGATAATTTCACGACTAATTAGCGAGGATTTCATCCCTTCATGCCCCATAGCGATTCCATCTGATACTGCTATGGTAGTAAATTCCCGAGGTGTATTACCTGATTCCCGCACCCCTTCCTTTGCTTTTGAAGCCAATCTCCCTAAATGTATATTGCAAGGTGTTGCTTCGTTGCAAGTACTACATACGGCCACCAACGGTTTTGACAGATCCTCATCCGTGAGACCCATTGATTTGTACATAGCTCTATGAGGTGCGCGAGAAGGCCCTTCCAAGGTTTTTCTACTTTGTAAAACCATTACTATTACCTAATTCAAGCCTATTGAAGATAGACTAGGCTATAACTCTTGTGTCACGTTATTCAAGGGTAGCTGTAATTTTAATCGAGTCCAAACCCTCGAATTTGAAAATAGTTTCACACATTCCACACTCTATGCTGTTATTATGTAATTCACTTGATGAAATTTCATTTAGGTATTCACATTTTGGGCACGGGAAAGAGAAGTTCACGGTAAAATTATCTAACTCAATCGATTCGCTCATACATTCTAAAAAATTTTCGACCTATTTAAAATGAACTGAATTCAATAAAAGTATGTGTATGATTTAAAGCACTATTGATACTTAATGAAATAAATATTTCCAAAAATAAGATAATTAGATGGACAATTGGAATAAGAATTGTATTTTTTGCAGAATAATTCAAAAGGATATACCTAACGCAATAATATATGAAAATGAAAAATTTTTGGCATTTATGGACAAATATCCAATAAATCTAGGTCATACTTTGATTGTCCCCAAACATCATTATAGTAACCTTTTAGAAATGCCGATAGCTGTTGTCGGTGAAATGTATTCTTTGGTTCCCCCATTGGCTAAGGCGATAACGGGTGTAATAAAAAGTGATG
Coding sequences:
- the purC gene encoding phosphoribosylaminoimidazolesuccinocarboxamide synthase; translation: MRLIKKGKVKDIYEASSDTLIFSFTNRVSAFDVIMDDEIPFKGKVLCDFAVFWFEKLDFDNHFIRRLSPTMIEVKKLNMIPIECVVRAYLYGSLYNRYLNNSLNLDELHQYFQKKDLKLASKLPKLLFDPTTKSDEHDEPITRSTVLESNLVSREEFNLLKNSSLDLFNKVSSIISKAGFILADIKFEFGREQNTRRLLLADSIGPDEFRIWNKKDYRLGSIQESYDKQLLRDWLNETGFKQKVEEYRGSKLNPIIPRLPKHLISEIADKYIDAYERITGRTFEKS
- a CDS encoding HIT family protein — encoded protein: MDNWNKNCIFCRIIQKDIPNAIIYENEKFLAFMDKYPINLGHTLIVPKHHYSNLLEMPIAVVGEMYSLVPPLAKAITGVIKSDGFNINQNNGRSANQIVPHVHVHIVPRYSAEKIKGQWPTRKIAKMQDLQGLAKKITENLSTRYE
- the ilvD gene encoding dihydroxy-acid dehydratase, whose product is MVLQSRKTLEGPSRAPHRAMYKSMGLTDEDLSKPLVAVCSTCNEATPCNIHLGRLASKAKEGVRESGNTPREFTTIAVSDGIAMGHEGMKSSLISREIIADSIEIMVRAHQYDAVVGISGCDKSLPGTLMAMARLNLPSIFVYGGTILPGDWNGKSVTIQDVYEAVGTYDAGKMSLEDLKSLENVACPSAGSCAGMYTANTMASISEALGMSLLGSATPAAESEERQHITFETGKSIGYLLENDIKPRDILIYEAFENAIMMANAIGGSTNAVLHLLAISREAGIDLDIKDFEHIRKKTPHIANMRPGGNYVMLNLDNIGGVPVILKSLLDKGIINGNVITVTGKTLKQNLELFNFSRARNYYRKHKTEYRNILKTVENPIHKQGTLKILFGNLAPQGAVIKIAGLTEEFFKGYAKVYNSEESAFEAVSKREIKEGDVVVIRYEGPKGGPGMREMLAVTAAIVGQGLGEKVAMITDGRFSGATRGFMIGHVSPEAMVGGPLALVKDGDKIEIDLQKGSVNLKIRKKEFLSRVDKTKTIKNRYTYGALAKYATLVQSASEGAVTKPIVKYMKRVPN